Proteins encoded in a region of the Polynucleobacter antarcticus genome:
- the smc gene encoding chromosome segregation protein SMC, with translation MQLKSIKLSGFKSFVDPTHFEMPGQLIGVVGPNGCGKSNIIDAVRWVLGESRASELRGESMQDVIFNGSGLRKPSGRASVELLFDNADGRAHGQWSAFTDLAVKRVLTRDGNSSYYVNNQIVRRKDIQDIFLGTGMGPRGYAIIGQGTINRILEAKPEELRVFLEEAAGVSKYKERRKETASRLEDTKENLVRVGDIVRELDQQLTRLEKQATVAERHAELSTEMKSQQQLLWFVRQTEAGKEQERHASGIRDTQVSLEEQTAKMRHAETELETMRTEQYALQDKVSQAQGDLYQTNSDVSQVESQIRYVQEARQRLQQQTQDLQAQLQRWTVQETDAAQAQRSAEQELGLAAEKEQSLLADLEGLQTQMPSRDEVYQVGARDVDDAREQLAAIEQRLASLGERLKATVTQLEELKGRDVRLESELAGMRRPDAEALQMAIDRHAMAQRKVDEAKQKAGDAQQRVPATDEARNTAQQQMQAANQELAQTEAKLTALTALQASVQAQGKIGPWLESKGLKESKRLWQELKVQSGWEAALESVLRERLAAVTAKSVQETLVLANDAPPSRLAILLTEDITPASTSVPAGFVPLLTRVQSAGAPRLTAVLQEWLDNIYIADSLEDALQRREKLPAGGAFVTQQGHLVSRVSVQLYAADSEQAGMLARAQEMESLEKQLRAQRLIQSELQSELDQCVANYQAAHQAAEQTRIYAEQAVQEVHGFEVERMQLTQAEEKYSQRAGQIQGELSELRQHIEQLAMTQEQSSVELAQSEESKLGLQDGLLGAQEKLALATQERDLLRESLRSSEMSAQEAAFATRSLQQRIADLQRDQSTARVQIMEIQDKQAASEQELETLSDEEAQDKLQGLLLARSAREAALANARTEQDALLHQLREADEVRMQIERSLQPMRDKVMDLQLREQAARLNFEQFATLLADAEADLIALEASFSSDLKVGALQTNVTRLNTEIQSLGPVNMAALDELSSSRERKQFLDAQTVDLNEAMQTLTDAIAKIDAETRDLLQGTFDQVNQHFGKLFPELFGGGQAELVMTGEEILDAGVQVMAQPPGKKLSSIYLLSGGEKALTAIALVFSLFLLNPAPFCLLDEVDAPLDDANTLRYAKMVAKMSDKTQFVFISHNKITMEIAHQLIGVTMQEQGVSRIVAVDISSAVSMVEAA, from the coding sequence GTGCAACTGAAATCTATCAAACTTTCCGGCTTTAAGTCATTTGTTGATCCAACCCATTTTGAAATGCCAGGTCAATTAATCGGTGTCGTGGGTCCTAATGGTTGCGGAAAGTCGAACATTATTGACGCCGTGCGTTGGGTTTTGGGTGAATCTCGTGCAAGTGAATTGCGTGGTGAATCGATGCAAGACGTGATCTTTAATGGCTCTGGTTTACGTAAGCCTTCGGGTCGTGCCAGTGTTGAGCTGCTGTTTGATAACGCGGATGGGCGCGCTCATGGTCAGTGGAGTGCATTTACAGATTTAGCAGTGAAGCGCGTATTAACACGTGATGGTAACTCTAGTTATTACGTGAATAACCAGATCGTGCGTCGCAAAGATATCCAAGATATTTTCTTGGGTACTGGTATGGGACCAAGAGGCTATGCCATCATTGGCCAAGGCACCATCAACCGTATTTTAGAAGCCAAGCCTGAAGAGTTGCGCGTTTTCTTAGAAGAGGCTGCAGGGGTTTCTAAATACAAAGAGCGTCGCAAAGAAACAGCATCACGCTTAGAAGACACCAAAGAGAATTTAGTGCGTGTTGGAGATATCGTGCGTGAGCTTGATCAGCAACTGACACGTCTTGAAAAGCAGGCTACCGTAGCTGAACGCCATGCGGAACTTTCTACTGAGATGAAGTCGCAACAGCAGTTACTTTGGTTTGTACGCCAGACCGAAGCAGGTAAAGAGCAAGAGCGACATGCCAGCGGTATTCGGGATACACAAGTGAGTCTGGAAGAGCAGACCGCAAAAATGCGACATGCTGAGACTGAGCTCGAGACGATGCGTACTGAGCAATATGCATTACAAGATAAGGTATCTCAAGCACAAGGTGATTTATATCAAACAAACTCCGATGTAAGTCAAGTGGAGTCCCAGATTCGTTATGTGCAAGAAGCGCGTCAGCGTTTACAGCAACAAACTCAAGATTTGCAAGCGCAACTGCAACGTTGGACTGTCCAAGAAACAGATGCTGCCCAAGCACAACGTAGTGCTGAGCAAGAGCTTGGCTTAGCAGCAGAAAAAGAACAGTCTTTATTGGCCGACTTAGAGGGCTTACAAACGCAGATGCCCAGTCGTGATGAGGTATATCAAGTCGGTGCTCGTGATGTAGATGATGCGCGTGAACAACTAGCTGCTATTGAACAGCGCTTAGCCAGTTTGGGTGAGCGCCTTAAAGCGACAGTTACTCAATTAGAGGAGTTGAAGGGGCGCGATGTTCGCCTTGAGTCTGAGCTTGCGGGTATGCGTAGGCCAGATGCCGAAGCCTTACAAATGGCAATAGATCGCCATGCTATGGCGCAGCGTAAGGTAGATGAAGCAAAGCAAAAAGCAGGCGATGCTCAGCAACGCGTGCCTGCTACAGATGAGGCACGTAATACCGCCCAACAACAGATGCAGGCTGCTAATCAAGAATTAGCACAAACTGAAGCTAAATTGACAGCCTTGACAGCTTTGCAGGCTAGCGTTCAGGCGCAAGGCAAGATTGGTCCCTGGCTTGAGAGTAAGGGATTAAAAGAAAGTAAGCGCCTGTGGCAAGAGCTCAAAGTACAGAGTGGCTGGGAAGCTGCACTGGAATCTGTTTTACGTGAGCGTTTAGCTGCAGTAACCGCAAAAAGCGTTCAAGAAACTTTGGTCTTAGCCAATGATGCGCCGCCAAGTCGTTTGGCTATCTTATTGACTGAAGACATTACTCCAGCGAGCACTAGCGTGCCAGCTGGATTTGTTCCTCTATTAACGCGTGTTCAGAGTGCAGGTGCGCCACGCCTTACTGCTGTATTGCAAGAGTGGTTGGACAATATTTATATTGCAGATAGTCTTGAAGATGCATTGCAGCGTCGCGAGAAGTTGCCTGCAGGTGGCGCGTTCGTAACACAGCAAGGCCATTTAGTAAGCCGAGTAAGCGTCCAGTTGTATGCTGCAGATTCTGAGCAAGCTGGCATGTTGGCTCGTGCTCAAGAGATGGAAAGTCTTGAAAAGCAATTACGGGCGCAGCGGTTAATTCAGAGCGAGTTGCAAAGCGAGCTAGATCAGTGTGTTGCGAACTACCAAGCTGCTCACCAAGCTGCAGAGCAAACCCGTATTTATGCAGAGCAAGCGGTGCAAGAAGTTCATGGTTTTGAAGTGGAAAGAATGCAGCTTACCCAAGCTGAAGAGAAATACAGCCAACGTGCCGGACAAATTCAGGGTGAGTTGAGTGAGTTGCGTCAGCACATTGAGCAGCTAGCAATGACTCAAGAACAGTCTTCTGTTGAGCTGGCTCAGTCTGAAGAGTCTAAGCTAGGCCTGCAAGATGGCTTGTTAGGTGCCCAAGAAAAATTAGCATTAGCTACTCAAGAGCGTGATCTTCTTCGTGAATCTTTACGTTCCTCTGAGATGTCTGCCCAAGAAGCAGCTTTTGCAACACGCTCATTACAGCAACGGATTGCTGATTTACAGCGTGATCAGAGTACTGCGCGTGTACAGATCATGGAAATTCAGGATAAGCAGGCGGCATCTGAGCAAGAGCTTGAAACCTTAAGTGATGAAGAGGCGCAAGATAAATTACAAGGACTATTACTAGCCCGCAGTGCACGCGAGGCAGCATTAGCTAATGCCCGTACCGAGCAAGATGCTTTATTACATCAATTGCGTGAAGCTGATGAGGTGCGTATGCAAATTGAGCGTAGCCTTCAGCCGATGCGTGACAAGGTCATGGATCTGCAGTTGCGTGAGCAAGCTGCGCGTTTGAACTTTGAGCAATTTGCAACACTCCTTGCTGATGCAGAAGCCGATTTAATTGCGCTTGAAGCTAGCTTTAGTTCTGACCTTAAGGTAGGTGCTCTGCAAACAAATGTCACGCGCCTGAATACTGAAATTCAGTCCTTGGGCCCAGTCAACATGGCTGCTTTAGATGAGCTATCTAGCTCCCGTGAGCGCAAGCAATTCTTGGATGCACAAACTGTCGACTTGAATGAAGCGATGCAGACTTTGACAGATGCGATTGCGAAGATAGATGCAGAAACCCGTGATCTACTACAAGGTACGTTTGATCAGGTGAACCAGCATTTCGGTAAGCTCTTCCCAGAACTGTTCGGTGGTGGTCAAGCAGAGCTGGTGATGACAGGTGAAGAAATTCTCGATGCGGGCGTTCAAGTGATGGCCCAGCCACCTGGCAAAAAGCTGAGCTCGATTTATTTATTGTCTGGCGGTGAAAAAGCCCTGACGGCGATTGCCTTGGTGTTCTCACTCTTCTTGCTTAATCCAGCCCCATTCTGCTTGCTCGATGAGGTAGATGCACCATTAGATGATGCCAATACCTTGCGCTATGCCAAGATGGTTGCCAAAATGTCCGACAAAACACAGTTTGTCTTCATTTCTCACAATAAGATCACCATGGAAATTGCGCACCAACTGATTGGTGTGACGATGCAAGAGCAGGGTGTATCGCGGATTGTGGCAGTGGATATCTCCTCTGCAGTATCGATGGTAGAGGCGGCTTAA
- the dapD gene encoding 2,3,4,5-tetrahydropyridine-2,6-dicarboxylate N-succinyltransferase, whose amino-acid sequence MSQTPQSIIEQAWENRANLSPEAVSGEIRNAVNAVLEGLNTGSIRVAERQSVGKWEVNQWVKKAVLLSFRLEDNKPMSAGGYTQFYDKVPSKFEHYTAEDFANGGFRVVPPAMARRGSFIGKNAILMPSYVNIGAYVGEGTMVDTWATVGSCAQIGKNVHLSGGVGIGGVLEPIQAGPVIIEDNCFIGARSEVVEGVVVEENAVLSMGVYIGQSTKIYDRETGEVHYGRVPAGSVVVPGSLPSACGKYSLYAAIIVKKVDAQTRAKTAINDLLRD is encoded by the coding sequence ATGAGCCAAACACCACAAAGTATCATCGAACAAGCCTGGGAAAACCGCGCAAACCTGTCTCCAGAGGCTGTTTCTGGGGAAATCCGCAATGCCGTAAATGCGGTCCTTGAAGGCCTCAATACAGGCAGTATTCGTGTGGCTGAGCGACAAAGCGTCGGTAAATGGGAAGTAAACCAGTGGGTTAAGAAGGCGGTCTTACTCTCTTTCCGCCTGGAAGATAACAAACCGATGAGTGCTGGTGGCTACACCCAGTTCTACGACAAGGTACCTAGTAAGTTCGAACACTACACTGCAGAAGACTTTGCGAATGGCGGTTTTAGAGTTGTGCCTCCTGCCATGGCGCGCAGAGGCTCTTTTATTGGTAAAAATGCCATTTTGATGCCTTCCTACGTCAACATTGGCGCTTATGTGGGCGAAGGCACGATGGTAGATACCTGGGCCACCGTGGGTTCTTGTGCCCAAATCGGTAAGAATGTTCACCTTTCTGGTGGCGTTGGCATTGGTGGTGTTTTAGAGCCCATACAAGCCGGTCCGGTCATTATTGAAGATAACTGCTTTATTGGCGCACGCTCTGAGGTTGTTGAAGGCGTAGTGGTTGAAGAGAATGCGGTGCTCTCCATGGGCGTATACATTGGCCAAAGCACCAAGATTTATGATCGTGAAACTGGTGAAGTCCATTACGGCCGCGTTCCTGCCGGCTCAGTAGTGGTTCCAGGATCTCTTCCTTCCGCTTGCGGAAAATACAGCCTCTATGCGGCCATCATTGTGAAAAAAGTCGATGCGCAAACTAGGGCAAAAACAGCCATTAATGATTTGCTGCGTGATTAA
- the dapE gene encoding succinyl-diaminopimelate desuccinylase — translation MSATLELTQDLIACRSVTPADGGCQDLIAKRLQEVGFHTESVISGPDNFQVTNLWAIKKGTAGDKGEVLMFAGHTDVVPTGPLEKWTSDPFTPTIRDGLLYGRGAADMKTSLASFVVAAEEFVITHPNHKGSIAFLITSDEEGPAHDGTVIMCERLLKQGQRLDYCVIGEPTSVNQLGDMIKNGRRGSLSGKLHVKGIQAHIAYPHLGKNPIHVSAPAIQALVETEWDQGNQYFQPTSFQISNIHAGTGANNVIPGELTIDFNFRFSTESKPEELRSRLEKILSAAGLDFEVDWVLGGSPFITSDGALAGALRKAIRDEVNVETELSTTGGTSDGRFIAKICKEVVEFGPINATSHKIDECVNVDDVLPLKNIFRKTLEQLIA, via the coding sequence ATGAGTGCCACCTTAGAACTGACCCAAGATCTTATTGCCTGCCGTTCAGTAACGCCAGCAGATGGTGGCTGCCAAGATCTGATTGCCAAACGTCTTCAAGAAGTTGGCTTTCATACGGAGAGTGTCATCAGTGGCCCGGATAATTTCCAGGTCACTAATCTCTGGGCAATTAAAAAAGGTACCGCTGGGGACAAAGGCGAAGTGCTGATGTTTGCCGGTCACACGGATGTAGTTCCTACTGGCCCTCTTGAAAAATGGACGAGCGATCCATTTACGCCCACTATTCGTGATGGCCTGCTATATGGCCGCGGTGCCGCTGACATGAAAACCTCTCTGGCAAGTTTTGTTGTTGCTGCAGAAGAGTTTGTGATTACCCATCCCAATCACAAAGGCTCGATTGCTTTTTTAATCACCAGCGATGAAGAGGGTCCCGCTCATGATGGCACTGTCATTATGTGCGAGCGCTTACTAAAGCAAGGACAACGTTTAGATTACTGCGTGATTGGCGAACCCACCTCAGTCAATCAGCTGGGTGACATGATTAAGAATGGCCGTCGCGGGTCTCTCTCCGGAAAATTACATGTCAAAGGCATTCAGGCCCACATTGCTTACCCACATTTAGGCAAAAATCCGATCCACGTTTCAGCGCCTGCGATTCAGGCATTAGTTGAAACCGAGTGGGATCAGGGTAATCAGTATTTCCAGCCAACCAGTTTTCAGATTTCTAATATCCACGCTGGTACTGGCGCCAACAATGTCATTCCTGGTGAATTAACGATTGATTTCAACTTCCGCTTCTCCACGGAGAGTAAGCCTGAAGAGTTACGTAGCCGTCTTGAAAAGATTTTAAGCGCTGCTGGTCTTGATTTTGAGGTCGACTGGGTACTAGGTGGTAGCCCATTTATTACCAGCGATGGCGCTCTTGCTGGGGCACTACGAAAAGCTATTCGAGATGAAGTGAATGTAGAGACCGAGCTTTCCACTACAGGTGGTACCAGCGATGGTCGCTTTATCGCAAAGATCTGCAAAGAGGTAGTGGAGTTTGGCCCTATTAATGCTACTAGTCACAAAATTGATGAGTGCGTTAATGTAGATGATGTCCTGCCGCTCAAAAATATCTTCCGCAAGACGCTTGAACAACTCATTGCTTAA
- the prmB gene encoding 50S ribosomal protein L3 N(5)-glutamine methyltransferase, which translates to MEAEPAQSLTLDQFIDHIAQQLETADLHYGHGAIDARSEALWIISKQLDLSPTEALDHLDQILSAEQINNALTVVKTRIETRKPLAYILGEAWLMGVPFFSSDQSIVPRSWIAELIVDGSLEPWLPADGKALDLCTGNGSLAILLALACPDIHVSACDISLPALAVAARNLDRHSLGTQVELFNGDLWDALPEPHDDNRFDLIICNPPYVNASSMNALPAEYHAEPALALAGGDDGMDLIRKIIANAPDYLSERGAIVIEIGNEYEHFKNAFPQIPVIWMEVSAGDEQVLLIQAEDLR; encoded by the coding sequence ATGGAAGCAGAGCCCGCGCAATCTCTTACGCTTGATCAATTCATTGATCACATAGCCCAACAATTAGAAACTGCTGACTTACATTATGGTCATGGCGCGATAGATGCTCGCAGTGAAGCGCTGTGGATTATAAGTAAGCAATTAGATCTCAGCCCTACCGAAGCACTAGATCATTTAGATCAAATCCTGAGTGCAGAGCAAATAAACAATGCGCTGACGGTGGTTAAAACCCGAATTGAGACTCGCAAGCCACTGGCTTACATCTTGGGTGAAGCCTGGTTAATGGGCGTCCCTTTTTTCTCTAGTGACCAAAGTATTGTTCCCCGCTCCTGGATTGCGGAGTTAATTGTGGATGGCTCACTAGAGCCTTGGCTGCCTGCAGATGGCAAAGCCTTAGACCTCTGCACTGGTAATGGCTCGCTAGCGATCTTATTGGCTCTTGCATGTCCTGACATCCATGTCAGTGCTTGCGATATTAGCCTGCCAGCATTAGCAGTCGCAGCACGTAATCTTGATCGCCATAGCCTTGGTACACAGGTGGAGTTATTTAATGGCGATCTATGGGATGCATTACCCGAGCCCCATGACGACAATCGCTTTGATCTGATTATTTGCAATCCACCTTACGTAAATGCGAGTTCCATGAATGCGCTTCCTGCTGAGTACCATGCAGAACCTGCACTCGCTTTAGCCGGAGGTGATGATGGCATGGATCTCATTCGTAAAATTATTGCGAACGCTCCAGACTATTTGTCAGAACGTGGTGCTATTGTGATTGAAATTGGCAATGAGTATGAGCACTTCAAGAATGCTTTTCCGCAAATCCCCGTGATTTGGATGGAAGTATCTGCAGGCGATGAGCAGGTGCTACTCATACAAGCGGAAGATCTACGCTAA
- the radA gene encoding DNA repair protein RadA, which produces MAKIKSIYICQSCGANSAKWQGQCPSCQAWNTLEEGLPEVSSNTRFQGLAPSLPRQKLSAISAEDLPRFSTGVEEFDRVLGGGLVPGGVVLLGGDPGIGKSTLLLQALAEMSSAGMNVLYSSGEESAAQIALRAKRIALVAPQLEVLAEIQLEKLLSIMDTVKPQVLVVDSIQTLYSDALSSAPGSVAQVRECAAQLTRAAKSSGICVLMVGHVTKDGHLAGPRVLEHIVDTVLYFEGDTHSSFRLVRSIKNRFGAVNELGVFAMTEKGLRGVANPSAIFLSQHAEMVPGACVLVTQEGSRPLLVEIQALVDTAHIPNPRRLAVGLEQARLAMLLAVLHRHAGVACFDQDVFLNAVGGVKISEPAADLAVLLAIQSSIRNKALPKELIVFGEVGLAGEIRPCPRGQERLKEAAKLGFTVAIIPKANMPKTKIAGLRVIPVERIDQAIAAAAELS; this is translated from the coding sequence GTGGCCAAAATTAAATCTATCTACATCTGCCAGTCCTGTGGCGCAAACTCTGCAAAATGGCAAGGGCAGTGCCCTTCATGCCAAGCTTGGAATACCCTTGAGGAAGGCTTGCCTGAAGTAAGCTCAAATACCCGTTTTCAAGGTTTAGCACCATCACTCCCGCGGCAAAAGCTATCCGCTATTAGTGCAGAAGATCTTCCCCGTTTTAGTACTGGCGTAGAGGAGTTTGATCGCGTTCTGGGTGGGGGTTTAGTTCCCGGTGGCGTAGTCCTATTAGGCGGTGATCCTGGTATTGGGAAGTCCACCTTGCTATTGCAAGCATTAGCTGAAATGAGTTCAGCGGGTATGAATGTGCTCTATAGCAGTGGTGAAGAATCTGCTGCACAAATTGCCCTGCGTGCAAAACGGATTGCACTGGTTGCGCCTCAATTAGAAGTGCTTGCAGAAATTCAATTAGAAAAGCTGTTATCGATTATGGATACGGTCAAGCCACAAGTGTTGGTGGTGGATTCTATTCAGACGCTATATTCAGATGCATTAAGTTCAGCCCCTGGTTCGGTAGCTCAAGTGCGCGAGTGCGCTGCGCAATTAACGAGAGCAGCTAAATCAAGTGGTATCTGTGTGTTGATGGTAGGCCATGTCACTAAAGATGGCCATTTAGCCGGTCCCCGAGTGCTTGAGCATATTGTCGATACCGTTTTGTATTTTGAGGGCGATACGCATTCATCATTTAGATTGGTGCGCTCCATTAAAAACCGCTTTGGCGCTGTCAATGAGTTGGGCGTTTTTGCTATGACTGAAAAAGGTCTACGTGGGGTTGCTAACCCTTCAGCTATTTTCTTGTCACAACATGCAGAGATGGTGCCGGGTGCCTGTGTATTAGTGACCCAAGAGGGTAGTCGTCCGCTCTTAGTTGAAATTCAGGCACTGGTAGATACCGCGCATATTCCCAATCCTCGACGATTGGCCGTGGGATTAGAGCAAGCCCGTTTAGCGATGCTCTTGGCAGTACTCCATCGACATGCGGGTGTAGCCTGTTTTGATCAAGATGTTTTCTTAAATGCGGTAGGTGGCGTGAAGATTTCAGAGCCAGCAGCTGACTTGGCAGTCTTGTTAGCGATTCAATCATCGATTCGCAATAAAGCATTACCGAAAGAACTGATTGTTTTTGGTGAGGTTGGGTTAGCGGGAGAGATTCGTCCTTGCCCAAGAGGTCAAGAGCGTTTGAAGGAAGCAGCTAAGCTAGGATTTACCGTAGCAATCATTCCTAAAGCCAATATGCCCAAGACCAAGATCGCTGGATTGCGCGTGATTCCGGTTGAGCGAATTGATCAGGCCATAGCAGCAGCTGCAGAGTTGAGTTAA
- a CDS encoding potassium transporter Kup, with product MMLAAIGVVFGDIGTSPLYALKECFDPVHGITYSPEALFGVISMMIWALILVVTVKYVLFVMRADNKGEGGVLSLMALALRSFDSQSKGYYFLMIIGMLGACMLLGESVITPAISVLSAVEGIEIAAPGMRKFIIPISLAILVALFLIQKYGTATVGKLFGPITFAWFIALAVLGAINIGSAPQIIGAFSPLYALNFVIDHPVAAYIVMGAVVLVVTGVEALYLDMGHFGPKPIRLAWVLIVLPSLLINYLGQGALVLSDPEAIRNPFYLMVPDWALWPMVGLATAATVIASQAVISGAFSLVSQAILLGFMPRMNIRHTSDSEQGQIYIPMVNWALLFMVVVTIIEFRESVNLAAAYGISVTSTMLITTILLAVVMFREWKMNIAVVSAMAVAFFIIDFAFWTATLIKIKDGGWYPLALGLVCFTCLITWFRGRQILRKLAMDGGIQLGSFIESLLKHPPHRVEGTAVFLTAHVDYLPISFLHNLKHNHVLHERVFFLKVSIWDVPYVNDAERITMKDLGGNIYVVRAIFGFKETPDMGSIIGLIEKGFDMKFEMMDTSFFLSRDTIVPSAIPGMALWRERLFCWMYQNAGRQSDFFKIPANRLVELGAKVEI from the coding sequence ATGATGCTTGCAGCCATTGGCGTGGTGTTTGGCGACATTGGTACGAGTCCACTGTATGCCCTCAAAGAATGCTTTGATCCAGTGCATGGCATCACCTATTCACCCGAAGCGCTATTTGGTGTGATCTCGATGATGATCTGGGCACTGATACTGGTAGTAACGGTGAAGTATGTCCTCTTTGTGATGCGTGCAGATAATAAGGGCGAGGGCGGCGTGCTTTCTCTCATGGCTTTGGCACTACGTTCTTTTGATAGCCAATCCAAAGGCTACTACTTCTTAATGATCATTGGCATGCTAGGCGCTTGCATGTTATTGGGCGAGTCGGTCATTACTCCAGCCATTTCAGTTTTGTCAGCAGTTGAGGGTATTGAAATTGCCGCACCTGGTATGCGTAAATTTATTATTCCGATTTCATTAGCAATTCTGGTGGCTTTGTTTCTGATTCAGAAATACGGAACAGCAACCGTAGGTAAGTTATTTGGCCCCATCACCTTTGCATGGTTTATTGCACTTGCTGTTTTAGGGGCAATCAACATCGGCAGTGCCCCGCAAATCATTGGTGCTTTTAGCCCTCTGTATGCGTTGAATTTTGTCATCGATCATCCCGTAGCCGCCTATATCGTGATGGGTGCAGTGGTGTTGGTTGTTACTGGCGTAGAAGCGCTGTATCTCGATATGGGCCATTTTGGTCCTAAGCCTATTCGCTTGGCTTGGGTGCTGATTGTGCTGCCTAGTTTATTGATCAACTATTTAGGTCAAGGCGCCTTAGTCCTCTCAGACCCAGAAGCAATTCGGAATCCCTTTTATTTAATGGTGCCTGACTGGGCGTTGTGGCCTATGGTTGGCCTAGCAACGGCAGCTACGGTGATTGCTTCGCAAGCAGTTATCTCCGGCGCCTTCTCTTTAGTGAGTCAAGCCATCTTGCTTGGCTTTATGCCACGGATGAATATTCGTCATACATCTGATTCTGAGCAGGGCCAAATTTATATTCCGATGGTGAATTGGGCTTTACTCTTTATGGTGGTGGTCACCATTATTGAATTTAGAGAGTCTGTAAATTTAGCGGCGGCCTATGGTATTTCAGTGACGTCGACCATGTTAATCACCACGATCTTATTGGCTGTTGTCATGTTCCGTGAGTGGAAAATGAACATCGCCGTAGTCAGTGCGATGGCAGTAGCTTTCTTCATCATTGACTTTGCTTTTTGGACGGCTACTTTAATTAAGATTAAAGATGGTGGTTGGTATCCATTAGCCTTAGGCTTGGTATGCTTTACCTGTTTAATTACCTGGTTTCGTGGTCGTCAAATTTTACGTAAATTGGCGATGGATGGCGGCATTCAGTTGGGTAGCTTTATTGAATCCTTGCTCAAGCATCCGCCACATCGTGTTGAAGGCACGGCCGTGTTTTTAACGGCACACGTCGATTACTTGCCGATTTCTTTCTTACATAATTTGAAGCATAACCATGTCTTACACGAAAGAGTCTTTTTCTTAAAAGTCAGCATTTGGGATGTACCTTATGTAAATGATGCTGAGCGCATCACCATGAAAGACTTAGGTGGCAATATTTATGTTGTGCGTGCTATTTTTGGTTTTAAAGAGACCCCAGATATGGGCTCCATCATTGGCTTGATTGAGAAGGGCTTTGATATGAAGTTCGAGATGATGGACACTTCATTCTTCTTGTCGCGCGATACGATTGTGCCGTCTGCGATTCCTGGTATGGCCTTGTGGCGCGAGCGCTTATTCTGCTGGATGTATCAAAATGCAGGTCGTCAGTCTGATTTCTTTAAGATTCCTGCAAACCGCTTGGTTGAGCTGGGCGCAAAGGTAGAGATTTGA
- a CDS encoding DUF4268 domain-containing protein: MKQNLGNLLKISLREAWKNETTDFTPWLAEQENLNSLADTLGLGELELVQREYPIGDFSLDILCTDDQGEVIIENQLEKTDHTHLGQIITYASGVGAKKIIWIAESFRREHISALEFLNQNTTEDLNFFGVEIELWQIGDSPMAPSFNVVVKPNGWAKAGREQARAVSSATPLKLLQLKFWTELVAYIDQHNIDLRTSEPKPRHWFDNRLGKSGYTLSFTANSRASRLGVELYVNPEDSKQKFAALEARKTEIETALGLEVDWQPLPDSYACRIALFKPDFELEDEAQWPSYFEWLTKNGIKFQDVFKPIIRTI, from the coding sequence GTGAAACAAAATCTAGGTAACTTACTCAAAATTAGTCTTCGCGAAGCATGGAAAAATGAAACAACTGACTTCACACCCTGGCTTGCAGAACAAGAGAATCTTAACTCTCTGGCTGATACGCTGGGATTGGGTGAGCTGGAGCTAGTCCAACGTGAATATCCTATTGGTGATTTTTCCTTAGACATCCTTTGTACAGATGATCAAGGTGAAGTGATTATCGAAAACCAGCTTGAGAAAACCGATCACACCCATCTTGGCCAAATCATTACTTATGCATCTGGGGTTGGTGCCAAGAAAATTATATGGATTGCCGAGTCATTTAGACGAGAACACATCTCCGCCCTAGAGTTTTTAAATCAAAACACAACAGAGGATTTAAACTTTTTTGGTGTCGAGATTGAATTGTGGCAAATCGGTGATTCACCCATGGCACCCAGTTTTAATGTTGTTGTTAAACCGAACGGATGGGCAAAAGCTGGGCGCGAACAAGCTAGAGCCGTATCATCAGCTACACCACTTAAATTACTTCAACTTAAATTCTGGACTGAGTTAGTTGCCTATATTGATCAACACAATATTGATCTTCGGACCTCTGAGCCAAAGCCCAGACATTGGTTTGATAATCGACTTGGTAAAAGTGGATACACCCTATCATTTACAGCAAATTCAAGAGCGAGCCGTTTAGGTGTTGAGCTTTACGTCAACCCCGAAGATTCAAAACAGAAGTTTGCTGCGCTAGAGGCACGAAAAACAGAGATTGAGACTGCTTTAGGACTCGAGGTTGATTGGCAGCCATTACCTGATAGTTACGCATGCCGCATTGCCCTATTTAAGCCAGATTTTGAGCTCGAAGACGAGGCACAATGGCCAAGCTACTTTGAATGGCTTACAAAGAATGGCATCAAATTCCAAGATGTCTTCAAGCCGATCATTAGAACAATTTAA